One genomic region from Acidobacteriota bacterium encodes:
- a CDS encoding histidine kinase dimerization/phospho-acceptor domain-containing protein, producing MGQSRFFPPPPPETLLEILDLLGIGFYRSDLEGRIHCINACGAACFGVTPEAIQAEFRTRDFDSVHYDHEQIRRQVESEGFASFSTTARKADGSEIVVQSSIRRLDDAEGRFAGYEGVFRDVTEEARLYRGQAGLLGEVRQANERLRKMSLLQDRLLSSLAHDLVTPPVVMQGFSELLLKGRYGPLAAEQEKPLRTIQRNLALLSEMVERLLTFTRLIRTLQREPPEVLSLSDAWKRTLSDSEGGADRNGRRFTREAAESKELLVAVPGPALAYLLDSLFENALDLAAPSVSIAWDTLETGKFAALRLTLPSLKEDAPPLTKILDRFYPEPGALCQPQLEQRGLGLAAALYVAVSAGGDLRADAGEGPALTLTLTLPKA from the coding sequence ATGGGCCAGAGCCGCTTCTTTCCTCCGCCTCCCCCCGAGACGCTTCTGGAGATCCTGGACCTGTTGGGAATCGGGTTCTACCGAAGCGACCTCGAGGGGCGGATCCATTGCATCAACGCCTGCGGCGCCGCCTGCTTCGGAGTCACGCCCGAGGCCATCCAGGCCGAGTTCCGGACCCGGGACTTCGATTCGGTCCATTACGACCACGAGCAAATCCGGCGCCAGGTGGAATCCGAGGGCTTCGCCTCCTTTTCCACAACGGCCCGCAAGGCCGACGGGTCGGAAATCGTGGTCCAATCGAGCATTCGCCGCCTGGACGACGCGGAGGGACGGTTCGCGGGCTACGAGGGCGTCTTCCGAGACGTGACCGAGGAAGCCCGCCTCTACCGCGGCCAGGCCGGTCTGCTCGGCGAGGTGCGCCAAGCCAACGAGCGCCTCAGGAAGATGTCCCTTCTCCAGGACCGGCTCCTCTCCTCCCTGGCTCACGACCTCGTGACTCCGCCGGTGGTGATGCAGGGCTTCTCGGAGCTTCTTCTGAAGGGCCGCTATGGGCCGCTGGCCGCCGAGCAGGAGAAGCCCCTGCGCACGATCCAGCGAAACCTCGCCCTCCTGTCGGAGATGGTGGAGCGCCTCCTCACCTTTACGCGCCTGATCCGCACCCTCCAGCGTGAGCCCCCGGAGGTCCTTTCTCTGTCGGACGCCTGGAAGCGCACCCTCTCGGACTCGGAAGGAGGCGCGGATCGGAATGGCCGGCGCTTCACTCGAGAGGCCGCGGAATCCAAGGAACTCTTGGTCGCCGTGCCGGGCCCCGCTCTTGCTTATCTTCTCGACAGCCTCTTCGAAAACGCCCTGGATCTGGCGGCTCCCTCGGTTTCAATTGCCTGGGACACCCTCGAAACCGGAAAGTTTGCCGCCCTCCGGCTCACCCTCCCTTCTCTCAAGGAGGATGCGCCGCCCCTCACCAAGATCCTCGACCGTTTCTACCCGGAACCGGGGGCCCTTTGCCAACCTCAGCTCGAACAGCGGGGCTTGGGGCTCGCCGCCGCGCTGTACGTGGCCGTCTCAGCCGGAGGAGACCTTCGAGCCGACGCCGGAGAGGGCCCAGCACTGACCCTGACCCTCACGCTGCCCAAGGCCTGA
- a CDS encoding ABC transporter permease produces MRFGRDWQDWRLWRGLEYVGGLSKLAKDAAHSLATQRWEGAQIVYQMDVLGVQSFSIVLITATFMGMVLAIQTAYALDAFGAKLYVGEVVAISMTRELAPVIISLMVGGRVGAGITAEIGAMKVTEQIDALRAMGANPVRKLVVPRLVAVVFFLPLLVLLADALGILGGYIISTFELQISGRFYFSHAFRMLKFTDVLSGLGKTVFFATAITLIGCHNGMTAGGGADGVGRATTFTVVLSSIVILISNFFLTKLFLAL; encoded by the coding sequence ATGAGGTTCGGGCGAGACTGGCAGGATTGGAGGCTTTGGAGGGGGCTCGAGTACGTCGGGGGCCTCTCGAAGCTCGCCAAGGACGCGGCCCACTCCCTGGCCACCCAGAGGTGGGAAGGCGCCCAGATCGTGTATCAGATGGACGTCCTCGGGGTCCAGTCCTTTTCCATCGTGCTCATCACCGCCACGTTCATGGGGATGGTCCTGGCGATCCAGACCGCCTACGCCCTCGACGCCTTTGGAGCCAAGCTCTACGTCGGCGAGGTCGTGGCCATTTCCATGACCCGGGAACTCGCGCCCGTCATCATTTCCCTCATGGTGGGCGGTCGGGTGGGAGCCGGGATCACGGCGGAAATCGGCGCCATGAAGGTGACCGAGCAGATCGATGCGCTGAGGGCCATGGGTGCGAATCCCGTCCGCAAACTCGTCGTCCCCCGGCTGGTGGCCGTGGTGTTCTTCCTCCCCCTGCTCGTTCTGCTGGCGGACGCCCTGGGGATCCTCGGGGGGTACATCATTTCCACCTTTGAATTGCAGATCTCCGGGCGGTTCTACTTTTCCCACGCCTTCCGCATGCTCAAATTCACGGACGTGCTGTCGGGGTTGGGGAAAACGGTTTTCTTCGCCACGGCGATCACACTCATCGGATGCCACAACGGGATGACGGCGGGCGGGGGCGCGGACGGCGTCGGGCGGGCGACGACATTTACTGTGGTCCTCTCCTCCATCGTGATCCTGATTTCGAACTTCTTCCTCACCAAGCTCTTCCTGGCGCTCTGA
- a CDS encoding ABC transporter ATP-binding protein, which produces MEPFLEFRNVEKAFGENRVLRGLDLTVGKGESLVILGGSGTGKSVLLKIAIGLLPADSGRVFVEGEDVTDLSESEWMSVRRKVSYMFQWGALFDSMNVFDNVAFPLREARIYDEGEVRRRVSEKLGLVGLSRVEDVFPSDLSGGMRKRVALARSIVTEPACILYDEPTSGLDPITADTINKLIRRMQEVLGVTSVIVTHDIASMFKVADRVAFLYEGVMAYVGRPEDAKSFGHPVLTGFIEGRSPDESET; this is translated from the coding sequence ATGGAACCCTTCCTGGAGTTCAGGAACGTGGAGAAGGCCTTCGGAGAGAACCGGGTTCTCCGCGGCCTGGACCTGACCGTGGGGAAAGGGGAATCCCTGGTGATCCTGGGAGGCAGCGGAACCGGCAAGTCGGTCCTGCTGAAGATCGCCATCGGTCTGCTTCCAGCGGATTCGGGCCGCGTGTTCGTGGAGGGGGAGGACGTCACGGACTTGAGCGAATCCGAGTGGATGAGCGTGCGCCGGAAGGTGTCCTACATGTTCCAGTGGGGAGCCCTGTTCGATTCCATGAACGTCTTCGACAACGTCGCCTTCCCGCTTCGGGAAGCGCGGATTTACGACGAAGGCGAGGTCCGCAGGAGGGTATCGGAAAAGCTCGGCCTCGTCGGGCTTTCGCGGGTGGAGGACGTGTTCCCGTCGGACCTGTCGGGCGGGATGCGCAAGCGCGTCGCGCTGGCGAGGTCCATCGTCACAGAGCCGGCCTGCATCCTCTACGACGAACCCACCTCGGGCCTGGATCCCATCACCGCCGACACCATCAACAAGTTGATCCGGAGGATGCAGGAGGTCCTCGGCGTCACCTCCGTGATCGTCACCCACGATATCGCGAGCATGTTCAAGGTGGCCGACCGCGTGGCCTTCCTCTACGAGGGCGTCATGGCCTACGTGGGACGTCCCGAGGACGCCAAGTCCTTCGGACACCCTGTCCTAACGGGCTTTATCGAGGGGAGGAGCCCCGATGAATCCGAAACCTGA
- a CDS encoding MlaD family protein codes for MNPKPEWRAVRIGLLVALGLLVAAVGIVGITSKNRLFERKVEYYSIFPDAAGLKEGNGVWYQGVEVGFITGIRFTADPDVQQVEVRYKVTAALMPRIRTGTRASIKTLGLLGDKYLALETPSHNENEPIILPGQQIAANRQINLATLGRDAQDLMENTLELSKNVNQLVGLLVMGEGALPRLLNDKEVGEKLVQNLVDMSRNLERVSGDLARGENLAGKILADEAYGKQVSEDMAQAVRRTNEILKGIQDGKGAAGALLGGSGDGERMVADLAAASSTLARIAAAVETPGTVGNKILLDEAYGRELAENLLSISRSVDSILKKVDRGEGTLGALINDRQVYDSMVVLAEGMKRSTLVSWYLRKTGEQGVKDLEKKRAEGKKP; via the coding sequence ATGAATCCGAAACCTGAGTGGCGCGCCGTCCGAATCGGCCTGCTGGTGGCCCTCGGCTTGCTGGTGGCGGCCGTGGGGATCGTGGGCATCACGAGCAAGAACAGGCTGTTCGAGCGAAAGGTCGAGTACTACAGCATCTTCCCGGACGCGGCGGGCTTGAAGGAAGGGAACGGCGTTTGGTACCAGGGGGTAGAGGTGGGCTTCATCACGGGGATCCGCTTCACGGCCGATCCGGACGTCCAGCAGGTGGAGGTCCGGTACAAGGTCACGGCCGCCCTCATGCCTCGGATCCGCACCGGAACGAGGGCCTCCATCAAGACCCTCGGCCTGTTGGGAGACAAATACCTGGCGCTGGAAACGCCTTCCCACAACGAAAACGAGCCCATCATCCTTCCAGGCCAGCAAATCGCCGCGAACCGCCAGATCAATCTGGCGACGCTGGGCCGGGACGCCCAGGACCTGATGGAGAACACCCTGGAGCTTTCCAAGAACGTCAATCAATTGGTGGGCCTTCTGGTGATGGGGGAGGGGGCTCTCCCTCGGCTTCTGAACGACAAGGAGGTGGGGGAGAAACTCGTCCAGAACCTCGTGGACATGAGCCGGAACCTGGAAAGGGTGTCGGGAGACCTGGCCCGGGGAGAGAACCTCGCCGGCAAAATCCTAGCCGACGAAGCCTACGGAAAGCAGGTCTCCGAGGACATGGCGCAAGCGGTACGCCGAACCAACGAGATTCTGAAGGGCATTCAGGACGGGAAGGGGGCGGCGGGCGCGCTCTTGGGCGGGAGCGGGGACGGCGAGCGGATGGTGGCGGATCTCGCAGCCGCCTCCTCCACGCTCGCACGGATCGCGGCCGCCGTGGAGACGCCCGGCACCGTGGGGAACAAGATCCTCCTGGACGAAGCGTACGGGAGGGAGCTTGCCGAGAACCTGCTTTCCATCAGTCGGTCCGTGGATTCCATCCTCAAGAAGGTGGACCGGGGGGAGGGCACCCTGGGGGCGCTCATCAACGACCGCCAGGTCTACGATTCCATGGTCGTTCTCGCGGAGGGCATGAAGAGGAGCACGCTCGTGAGCTGGTATTTGAGGAAGACGGGGGAGCAGGGAGTCAAGGACCTGGAGAAGAAACGGGCCGAGGGCAAGAAGCCATGA
- a CDS encoding NAD-dependent epimerase/dehydratase family protein, protein MNVLVTGAAGFIGSHLSEALLAAGHAVTGVDNFDPYYDRAVKERNLKGSLLQPGFRFVELDLKDAPAVRALMAQGWDRVVHLAGRGGVRRSILEPQAYLENNLVATGNILEAMRETGLDRLVFASTSSVYGNRSPIPFREDARADWPISPYSASKKACEVLAYAYHHLHALHVYVLRFFTVYGPRQRPDMAIHKFVRAVTRGEAIERFGDGSTERDYTYVDDIVAAVVRAVERVEGYEIINIGGAQTTSLSRLIELIEDGTGETARIVEKPLPPGDVVRTYADTSKAGRLLDFKAEVPVEEGLRRFIRWYREEPLP, encoded by the coding sequence ATGAACGTTCTGGTCACGGGCGCCGCTGGGTTCATCGGCTCCCACCTCTCCGAGGCCCTTCTCGCGGCCGGCCATGCGGTTACGGGCGTGGACAATTTTGACCCGTATTACGACAGGGCCGTCAAGGAGAGAAACCTGAAGGGGAGCCTCCTCCAGCCGGGCTTCCGCTTCGTCGAACTGGACCTGAAGGACGCCCCCGCCGTCCGGGCCCTCATGGCCCAGGGCTGGGACCGCGTGGTTCACCTCGCCGGAAGGGGGGGGGTGCGGCGGTCGATCCTGGAACCACAGGCCTACCTCGAGAACAACCTCGTGGCCACGGGCAACATCCTGGAGGCCATGCGGGAAACGGGGCTGGACCGCCTCGTTTTCGCCTCCACCTCGAGCGTGTACGGCAACCGAAGCCCGATCCCTTTCCGGGAGGACGCTCGGGCCGACTGGCCCATCTCGCCCTACTCCGCATCGAAGAAGGCCTGCGAAGTCCTGGCCTACGCCTACCACCACCTGCACGCCCTCCACGTCTACGTCCTCAGGTTCTTCACCGTGTACGGCCCGCGCCAGCGGCCCGACATGGCCATCCACAAGTTCGTGAGGGCCGTCACCCGCGGGGAGGCCATCGAGCGTTTCGGGGACGGCTCCACGGAGAGGGACTATACTTACGTCGACGACATCGTGGCCGCGGTGGTCAGAGCGGTCGAGCGGGTCGAAGGGTATGAGATCATCAACATCGGGGGTGCCCAGACGACGTCTCTTTCCCGCCTGATTGAACTGATCGAGGACGGTACGGGAGAGACGGCCCGCATCGTCGAAAAACCCCTGCCGCCTGGAGACGTGGTGCGCACCTATGCCGACACGTCCAAGGCCGGGCGGCTCTTGGACTTCAAGGCGGAGGTCCCCGTCGAAGAGGGGCTCCGCCGCTTCATCCGCTGGTACCGCGAGGAGCCATTGCCATGA
- a CDS encoding UDP-glucose/GDP-mannose dehydrogenase family protein, with the protein MNVTVIGTGYVGLVTGACLAHFGLDVTCADLDAGKIQKLRQGLIPIYEPGLEEVVSRNVQAGRLRFTEDVAAAIPDAEVVFLAVGTPPLPDGSADMRYVFGAVQTISEGHRRYQVIVTKSTVPVGTGAKIEALMAERHPRDSFSVVSNPEFLREGSAVADFMRPERIVVGCDDPKALEIMRRLYKPQTDQSIQMLTTNRVTAELIKYASNAFLAVKISFINEVSRLCEEVGADVMDVARGMGMDSRIGPRFLHPGPGYGGSCFPKDTRALLDVARARKVGLRVVDAAVAANEDQIQRALNKIQKAFGIIAGARVALLGLAFKSDTDDIRESPAMKIAGALLDAGAVVRAFDPAAAENAAAVLPALAFAKDPYDAAAGSDGVVVATEWNEFKRLDLQRLKASLKTPLIVDLRNLYDPREIREAGFTYVSVGRP; encoded by the coding sequence ATGAATGTAACGGTCATCGGTACGGGCTACGTGGGGCTCGTGACGGGCGCTTGCCTGGCCCACTTCGGATTGGACGTGACCTGCGCCGACCTCGACGCCGGGAAGATCCAGAAGCTCCGCCAGGGACTGATCCCCATCTATGAGCCGGGTCTGGAGGAAGTGGTCTCGCGCAACGTCCAGGCGGGCCGCCTCCGCTTCACGGAGGATGTGGCCGCGGCGATTCCCGACGCGGAAGTTGTGTTCCTCGCCGTGGGCACGCCGCCGCTGCCGGACGGGAGCGCCGACATGCGGTATGTCTTCGGCGCCGTACAGACCATTTCGGAGGGCCACCGGCGCTACCAGGTCATTGTCACAAAGAGCACCGTTCCCGTGGGCACGGGCGCGAAGATCGAAGCGCTGATGGCGGAGCGCCACCCGAGGGACAGCTTCTCGGTGGTCTCGAACCCCGAGTTCCTCCGGGAGGGCTCCGCGGTGGCCGACTTCATGAGGCCCGAGCGCATCGTCGTGGGATGCGACGATCCCAAGGCGCTCGAAATCATGCGCCGGCTGTACAAGCCCCAGACGGACCAGAGCATCCAGATGCTCACGACGAACCGGGTCACGGCCGAACTCATCAAGTATGCCAGCAACGCTTTCCTGGCCGTGAAAATCTCCTTCATCAACGAGGTCTCGCGGCTCTGCGAGGAGGTGGGGGCCGACGTGATGGACGTGGCCCGGGGAATGGGGATGGATTCCCGCATCGGTCCGCGCTTTCTCCACCCGGGGCCCGGCTACGGCGGCTCCTGCTTCCCGAAAGACACGAGGGCGCTTCTCGACGTGGCCCGGGCGAGAAAGGTGGGACTGCGGGTCGTGGATGCGGCCGTGGCCGCCAACGAGGACCAGATCCAGCGCGCCCTGAACAAGATTCAAAAGGCTTTCGGCATCATAGCGGGGGCGCGCGTGGCGCTCCTCGGCCTCGCGTTCAAGAGCGACACCGACGACATCCGCGAATCTCCCGCCATGAAGATCGCCGGGGCCCTGCTCGATGCCGGGGCCGTCGTTCGAGCCTTTGATCCGGCGGCCGCCGAGAACGCCGCCGCCGTCCTTCCGGCGCTGGCTTTCGCCAAGGACCCCTACGACGCCGCCGCAGGATCGGACGGCGTCGTGGTCGCCACCGAGTGGAACGAATTCAAGAGGCTCGATCTGCAACGGTTAAAGGCGAGTCTGAAAACGCCGCTCATCGTGGACCTGCGGAACCTCTACGATCCAAGGGAAATTCGTGAAGCCGGGTTCACCTACGTCTCCGTGGGCCGCCCCTGA
- the trmB gene encoding tRNA (guanosine(46)-N7)-methyltransferase TrmB — protein sequence MSGKITRGSSELWRIPSPLWKRIDPARLLLGDWWKEVDHPVAWDELLPGGAMHLDVGFGGGEFLLGMARLHPDRRFVGVERFAEGHRNLVKNVLRMGLENVVSAVGDAHVVVGICFADGSLDGVTLNFSDPWPKARHASRRLFTEEFLGLAARKLRPGGRLCLATDDAAYAEQALGDLAKVPLLASTHPEVRWMDVSPYPLRTRYEEKWIREGRPLHYFVYGRR from the coding sequence TTGAGCGGGAAGATCACGCGAGGCTCCTCGGAACTCTGGAGGATCCCTAGCCCCCTGTGGAAGCGCATCGATCCGGCGCGGCTTCTTTTGGGGGATTGGTGGAAGGAGGTGGATCACCCCGTCGCATGGGATGAACTCCTGCCCGGGGGGGCCATGCACCTGGACGTGGGGTTCGGGGGAGGGGAGTTCCTGCTTGGCATGGCAAGACTCCACCCGGATCGCCGGTTCGTGGGAGTGGAGCGTTTCGCGGAGGGCCACAGGAACCTGGTGAAAAACGTCCTCCGAATGGGTCTGGAAAACGTCGTGTCCGCCGTGGGCGATGCCCACGTGGTCGTTGGGATCTGCTTCGCCGACGGAAGCCTGGATGGGGTGACGCTCAACTTTTCCGACCCGTGGCCCAAGGCCCGCCACGCTTCGAGGCGCTTGTTCACGGAAGAGTTCCTGGGGCTTGCGGCCCGTAAACTCCGGCCGGGTGGACGTCTTTGCCTTGCCACCGACGACGCCGCCTACGCGGAGCAGGCGCTCGGGGATCTTGCCAAAGTCCCCCTCCTGGCCTCTACCCATCCGGAAGTGCGCTGGATGGATGTCTCGCCCTATCCCCTGCGAACCCGCTATGAAGAGAAGTGGATTCGAGAGGGCCGCCCGTTGCACTATTTTGTTTATGGGAGAAGGTGA
- a CDS encoding sensor domain-containing diguanylate cyclase — protein sequence MTERLVSAWKEFTQASQGPPGVRRLYFLYGWAALLLSGAIAVHEASTLPWGPLLLLGALAGGASTLGLRIFENYTLSLELSIYLYALLCYGFPTALLSILIASCILIVHAMASSEEPVRLDVAFRKWTNTFVLGLSLWGAGIAMDAFVGADGFFAATWRNQMLGLCAFWLAFTFLNNLLFLPMDFARAGLRSLRQLPREAFLDGAIHAISVLSGAGFALLSQADASEVVLLLLPVLVVLVVVLNRLSVQTKNLLTQFDLVRRLNTYTADLHTTLNLPQVMEVVKRVCLELFGADTFFLALLDERSGRVQFARAVDHGRELSLGDADLDRGLTGRVIQTAEPLFIDDLLGEKQWMRITHREGSQTQRIRSVFMAPLLDNARCIGVFSVQRDAPRVYKPFHRELFLAFVQQLSAAVVGARLYKRATQDGLTRLFNKSFFEESLAACLARREPFGLLFLDCDDFKSVNDRYGHITGDRYLQVLGTNIQHQCRAGDIPCRYGGDEFAILLKGADRAVTRSVAERILEAVDRLVLFESGSQIRTSVSIGALWSSGETEGVHVEDVIRKIDACLYRAKIRRHTVEDTAL from the coding sequence ATGACCGAGAGATTGGTCTCCGCGTGGAAGGAATTCACCCAGGCGTCCCAGGGGCCGCCCGGCGTCCGCCGGCTGTATTTTCTGTACGGGTGGGCCGCCCTGCTCCTCTCCGGGGCCATCGCCGTTCACGAGGCCTCCACCCTGCCTTGGGGCCCGCTCCTGCTTCTCGGAGCCCTCGCCGGGGGTGCGAGCACGCTGGGCCTGCGGATCTTCGAGAACTACACCCTTTCCCTCGAGCTTTCGATCTACCTGTACGCCCTCTTGTGCTACGGCTTCCCCACCGCGCTTCTGAGCATCCTCATCGCCTCGTGCATCCTGATCGTGCACGCCATGGCTTCGTCCGAGGAGCCCGTGAGACTGGACGTGGCCTTTCGGAAGTGGACGAACACGTTCGTGCTCGGCCTATCCCTCTGGGGCGCCGGCATCGCCATGGACGCGTTCGTCGGAGCGGACGGGTTTTTTGCGGCCACCTGGCGGAACCAGATGCTGGGCCTGTGCGCCTTCTGGCTGGCCTTCACCTTTCTCAACAATCTCCTGTTTCTCCCCATGGATTTCGCCCGTGCGGGCCTCCGAAGCCTCCGTCAGCTCCCCAGGGAGGCGTTCCTGGACGGGGCCATCCACGCCATTTCGGTCCTTTCCGGGGCCGGATTCGCCCTCCTCTCCCAGGCCGACGCCTCCGAGGTGGTTCTCCTCTTGCTCCCCGTGCTCGTGGTTCTGGTCGTCGTGCTCAACAGGCTCTCGGTCCAGACCAAGAACCTGCTGACCCAGTTCGATCTCGTCCGCAGGCTCAACACGTACACCGCCGATCTCCACACGACCCTGAACCTCCCGCAGGTGATGGAGGTGGTCAAGCGCGTGTGTCTGGAGCTGTTCGGCGCGGACACTTTTTTTCTGGCGCTTCTGGACGAACGGAGCGGGCGCGTCCAGTTCGCGCGAGCCGTGGACCACGGGCGCGAGTTGTCCCTGGGCGACGCGGACCTGGATCGAGGGCTGACCGGCCGCGTCATCCAGACCGCCGAACCCCTATTCATCGATGACCTTCTCGGCGAGAAGCAGTGGATGCGCATCACCCACAGGGAAGGTTCCCAAACCCAGCGGATTCGAAGCGTGTTCATGGCGCCCCTGCTGGACAACGCCCGGTGCATCGGCGTTTTCTCGGTTCAGCGCGACGCTCCGCGCGTGTACAAGCCCTTTCACCGGGAGCTGTTCCTGGCCTTTGTCCAGCAATTGTCCGCCGCCGTCGTAGGAGCCAGACTGTACAAGAGGGCCACCCAGGATGGCCTGACCCGCCTCTTCAACAAGAGCTTTTTCGAGGAGAGCCTCGCCGCGTGCCTGGCCAGGCGGGAGCCGTTCGGGCTCCTGTTTCTGGACTGCGACGATTTCAAGTCCGTCAACGACCGGTACGGCCACATCACGGGGGACCGGTACCTCCAGGTCTTGGGCACGAATATCCAGCACCAGTGCCGAGCCGGTGACATCCCGTGCCGCTACGGCGGAGACGAGTTCGCGATCCTCCTCAAGGGCGCGGACCGCGCCGTGACCCGCTCCGTGGCGGAGCGGATCCTGGAGGCCGTGGACCGCCTGGTTCTCTTCGAATCGGGGAGTCAGATCCGCACGTCCGTCAGCATCGGGGCTCTATGGTCTTCCGGGGAGACCGAGGGCGTCCACGTGGAGGACGTGATCCGGAAGATCGACGCCTGCCTCTACCGGGCCAAGATCCGGCGCCATACCGTCGAGGACACGGCGCTCTGA
- a CDS encoding HD domain-containing phosphohydrolase, translating into MAKTWGAEFQMISEAVREIRRRPPLPQASAESLDEHARIIAHLQNILGLVATLPASQRPPADQWDEVLGPLWRLLFAKGADIDRYSLAKQWRPVLFEAGETDRYLRSTTAVAASARNFYHFDEALEYCREGRAAARGRPSAALANLINTEGIIHTCAGDFDSAQASFLDAEAMAQTLPEEELQKWAGLGRSDFLGQERLNRIDVLLRRGFASEGREKASVVAAARSALEEMETYPLDLGFRQLYLQDTAELAILEDRFAQAREILTQLYFDPQASGPYRFSLQASQSRLMSVAFSREGDWDGAYHWIRKAVRESVGQCYPAEEQFVLEQALLVLRGLHGAGASTREDLIRDLVRLLEEKDWYTGRSHARGVSLLAGRLAERLCNGGGWSVPMDVLQEAGLLHDIGKLRIPWSLLNKIAPLTPKEMDILREHARHGGDLLRAIGMPDVAEVVEQHHEAMDGSGYPEGRPPSDMAAVIAVCDAYEASVTPNRRYKEPKAKVTALAELVSGAGRIYHRDVVDALIQVVQADSR; encoded by the coding sequence TTGGCGAAGACCTGGGGGGCCGAATTCCAGATGATCTCCGAGGCCGTCCGCGAGATTCGCAGACGCCCGCCGCTCCCCCAGGCATCGGCCGAGTCCCTGGACGAGCACGCCCGGATCATCGCCCACCTTCAGAATATCCTGGGCCTCGTCGCCACCCTGCCGGCCTCCCAGCGCCCCCCCGCGGACCAGTGGGACGAGGTGCTGGGGCCCCTCTGGAGGCTTCTCTTCGCGAAGGGGGCCGACATCGACCGTTACAGCCTCGCCAAACAGTGGCGCCCCGTCCTGTTCGAGGCGGGCGAGACGGATCGGTACCTGCGGTCCACAACCGCCGTGGCCGCTTCGGCCCGCAATTTCTACCATTTCGACGAGGCCCTGGAGTACTGCCGGGAGGGCCGCGCCGCGGCCCGCGGACGCCCCTCCGCCGCCCTCGCGAACCTCATCAACACCGAGGGGATCATCCACACCTGCGCGGGCGATTTCGACTCCGCCCAGGCTTCGTTCCTCGATGCCGAAGCCATGGCCCAGACCCTTCCGGAGGAGGAACTCCAGAAGTGGGCCGGGCTGGGGCGATCCGACTTTCTCGGCCAGGAGCGCCTCAATCGGATCGATGTCCTGCTCCGAAGGGGGTTCGCATCGGAGGGCCGGGAAAAGGCCTCCGTCGTCGCCGCCGCCCGCTCCGCCCTGGAGGAAATGGAGACCTATCCCCTGGACCTCGGTTTCCGGCAGCTTTACCTCCAGGACACGGCGGAGCTGGCGATCCTCGAGGACAGGTTCGCGCAGGCCCGCGAGATCTTGACCCAGCTCTACTTCGATCCTCAGGCCTCGGGTCCCTACCGCTTTTCTCTTCAGGCCTCCCAAAGCCGGCTCATGTCCGTCGCGTTCAGCCGGGAGGGGGATTGGGATGGGGCGTACCACTGGATCCGCAAGGCCGTGCGCGAAAGCGTCGGCCAGTGTTACCCCGCGGAGGAGCAGTTCGTCCTGGAGCAGGCCCTCCTTGTCCTCCGCGGCCTCCACGGCGCGGGCGCCTCCACGCGGGAGGACCTGATCCGCGATCTCGTTCGGCTTCTCGAGGAGAAGGACTGGTACACGGGGAGGTCCCACGCGAGGGGCGTGAGCCTCCTCGCGGGGAGATTGGCCGAGCGGCTCTGCAACGGGGGAGGGTGGAGCGTCCCGATGGACGTACTTCAGGAGGCCGGTCTTCTCCACGACATCGGGAAGCTGCGGATTCCCTGGTCCCTCCTGAACAAGATCGCCCCCCTCACGCCAAAGGAAATGGACATTCTTCGAGAACATGCCCGCCACGGGGGAGACCTCTTGCGGGCCATCGGAATGCCTGACGTGGCCGAGGTCGTGGAACAGCATCACGAGGCCATGGACGGGTCGGGATACCCAGAGGGCCGGCCTCCCTCGGACATGGCCGCCGTCATCGCGGTCTGCGACGCCTACGAGGCCTCCGTGACCCCCAACCGCCGCTACAAGGAGCCCAAGGCAAAGGTCACCGCCCTGGCGGAACTGGTCAGCGGCGCCGGAAGGATCTATCATCGGGACGTAGTTGACGCGTTGATCCAGGTCGTGCAGGCGGACTCCCGATGA